One window of the Amia ocellicauda isolate fAmiCal2 chromosome 18, fAmiCal2.hap1, whole genome shotgun sequence genome contains the following:
- the LOC136713547 gene encoding claudin-16-like: MDNTAAEILGLVLGLSGIGLLILANATDCWRHDAKDQFSSVGLSARCRGLWSECLFDNMANIWTCDIPLSYLGDLPVDMVVTRALVIVTCGVCVVGIVGLVCGMKCTTLVCDADSQKDKLTVAFGIPGVTYELGYSYWFASEEGCPAENSETPGTTEHPPTSRRRGC, encoded by the exons ATGGACAACACAGCCGCCGAGATACTGGGTCTTGTTTTAGGACTGTCTGGCATCGGCCTTCTGATCCTGGCGAACGCAACCGACTGCTGGAGG CACGATGCGAAGGACCAGTTCTCCTCCGTGGGGCTGAGCGCCCGCTGTCGTGGGCTGTGGAGCGAGTGTCTTTTTGACAACATGGCCAACATCTGGACCTGTGACATCCCCCTCTCCTACCTGGGGGACCTGCCTG TGGACATGGTCGTGACTCGGGCATTAGTGATTGTCACCTGTGGGGTCTGCGTCGTGGGGATTGTGGGCCTCGTCTGTGGGATGAAGTGCACGACGCTGGTCTGCGATGCCGACAGCCAGAAAGACAAGCTGACC GTGGCGTTCGGCATACCTGGAGTGACGTACGAGTTGGGCTACTCCTACTGGTTCGCCTCAG AGGAAGGCTGCCCAGCGGAGAACTCCGAGACCCCCGGCACTACAGAGCACCCCCCCACGTCCCGACGAAGGGGCTGCTAA